The Streptomyces uncialis genomic interval ACGCCGCCCCGCCGCACGAGCATCCGCTCGACACGGTGTGCCGGGGCATCAAAGAGGTCATGAAGATGTACGCGGCGTCCCCCGCCGTGTCCGTGGAGCGCTACCGGCTCACCCGTGAGGTACCGACCCTGCGGGAGCGGGAGATCGCCTCGGTCGCCCGGTACGAGCGGCTCTTCACCCGCTATCTGCTCGCCCACTTCGACGAGCAGGCCCACCACGACGGCAACGACGACCCGCTGCTCGCGGAGGTCGCGGCGTCCGCCGTGGTCACGGCGCACAACCATGTGCTGCGGCGCTGGCTGCGGGCCGGCGGCGAAGGGGACGTGGAGACCCAGCTCGACCGCGCCTTCGCGATCGTCCGCAGGACGTTCGGGACGGGGATCGGGGCGGGACGGCCCGTGGAGGTCTCGTCGGCGCAGTCCGCGCGGGGCGAGGTCCTGGTGGCCGTCGCCCGGACGGACGCGCCCCTGGACGAGGTCATGCGGACGATCGAGTCCGCGCTGCGCGGTCGCTGACCGGTCCGGGTCCCACGCGGCGGGCCACCGTCCGCCGCCACCCGTGAAGCGGTTCCGGGAACAGCCCCGGAGTACTCAAAAGACAGTGAAGGCAGCGACGAGGCGTCCCCGAGGGGGCGCCTCTCGCCTTGCGCGCCCCCTCGCGGAGCCCTTCACGCACCCCCCGAAACGCCCGAACGGCCACGTCAGAGGCCCGAACGATCGATCATCGCTCATTTGTGGGACGCGTAACCCAAATGAGAGAAAGTCTTGGCACGCAGTGTCTTGCGACTTGGCACGGCGTGCCATTACGTTGAAATGGTCCGGGCGGCCGGCGTGCGGAGCACCTTCGTAAGGCCGGCTGTCCCCGTGAGCACCCGCCCACGCGCCCGGACGCCTGCGTCACAGGCAACCTCCGCGCCACCAGCGCCCCGCACCTCCGCCGGACCGACGGCAGACCATCCATACGCTGCACCCCTGTCACAGGGGCCCCACGCGATCCCTTCTGTCCCCCTTCGAGGGGGCACCGCTTCGCCGGAGGCAACACCGTGAAGGAAATCCTGGACGCGATCCAGTCGCAGGACAGTACGGCCGCCGACTTCGCGGCCCTGCGCATCCCGGAGTCGTACCGCGCGATCACCGTCCACAAGGACGAGACGGAGATGTTCGCGGGCCTCACCACCAGCGAGAAGGACCCCCGCAGGTCGCTCCATCTGGACGAGGTCCCCGTGCCCGAGCTCGGGCCGGGTGAGGCCCTGGTGGCCGTCATGGCCTCCTCGGTGAACTACAACTCGGTGTGGACCTCGATCTTCGAACCGCTCTCCACCTTCGGATTCCTGGAGCGCTACGGACGGCTCAGCGACCTCAGCCGGCGCCATGACCTGCCCTACCACGTCATCGGCTCGGATCTCGCGGGCGTGGTGCTGCGCACCGGACCCGGGGTCAACGCCTGGCGGCCCGGGGACGAGGTCGTCGCGCACTGTCTGTCGGTCGAGCTGGAGAGCTCCGACGGGCACAACGACACCATGCTGGACCCCGAGCAGCGCATCTGGGGCTTCGAGACCAACTTCGGCGGCCTCGCCGAGATCGCGCTCGTCAAGTCCAACCAGCTGATGCCGAAGCCCGACCATCTGAGCTGGGAGGAGGCGGCGGCCCCCGGGCTCGTCAATTCCACCGCGTACCGGCAGCTCGTGTCGGGCAACGGCGCCGGGATGAAGCAGGGCGACAACGTCCTGATCTGGGGCGCGAGCGGCGGACTCGGCTCGTACGCGACACAGTTCGCGCTCGCCGGGGGCGCCAACCCGATCTGTGTCGTCAGCAGCCCGGAGAAGGCGGATCTGTGCCGGGCGATGGGCGCCGAGGCGATCATCGACCGCGCCGCAGAGGACTACCGCTTCTGGCGGGACGAGCACGAGCAGGACCCGCGTGAGTGGAAGCGGTTCGGCGGACGCATCCGGGAGCTGACCGGCGGCGAGGACGTGGACATCGTCTTCGAGCACCCGGGCCGGGAGACGTTCGGCGCGTCCGTGTACGTGACCCGCAAGGGCGGCACGATCGTGACCTGCGCGTCCACGTCCGGATACCGGCACGAGTACGACAACCGCTATCTGTGGATGTCGCTCAAGCGGATCATCGGCTCGCACTTCGCCAACTACCGCGAGGCGTGGGAGGCCAACCGGCTGGTCGCGAAGGGAAAGATCCATCCGACGCTGTCGCGGGTGTACTCCCTGGAGGAGACCGGGCAGGCCGCGTACGACGTGCACCGCAACCGCCACCAGGGCAAGGTCGGCGTCCTCGCGCTGGCGCCCGCCGAGGGACTCGGGGTGCGGGACGAACGGATGCGCGCCGAGCACCTCGACGCCATCAACCGCTTCCGGAACGTCTGACGGAACCTGAGGGGCGGAACTCCACCATGACCGAACGACACAAGGACCGGCCGTGGCTCATGCGGACCTACGCGGGGCACTCCACCGCCGAGGCGTCCAACGAGCTGTACCGCCGCAACCTCGCCAAGGGCCAGACGGGCCTGTCCGTCGCGTTCGACCTGCCGACCCAGACCGGCTACGACCCCGACCATGTGCTGGCGCGCGGTGAGGTCGGCCGGGTGGGTGTGCCGGTGTCCCACCTCGGCGACATGCGGCGGCTGTTCCAGGACATCCCGCTGGAGCGGATGAACACCTCGATGACGATCAACGCCACCGCGATGTGGCTGCTGGCGCTGTACCAGGTGGTCGCCGAGGAGCAGGGCGCCGATGTCACCCGGCTCCAGGGCACCACCCAGAACGACATCGTCAAGGAGTACCTGTCCCGCGGCACCCATGTCTTCCCGCCGGGCCCGTCGCTGCGGCTGACGACCGACATGATCGCGTACACCGTCCATCAGCTGCCCCGGTGGAACCCGATCAACATCTGCTCGTACCACCTCCAGGAGGCGGGCGCGACACCCGTCCAGGAGGTCGCGTACGCGATGAGCACGGCGATCGCGGTGCTCGACGCGGTGCGCGCGAGCGGTCAGGTGCCGGAGGAGAGGTTCGGCGATGTCGTCGCGCGGATCTCGTTCTTCGTGAACGCGGGTGTCCGGTTCATCGAGGAGATGTGCAAGATGCGCGCGTTCGGGCGTATCTGGGACCGGGTGACCCGGGAGCGGTACGGGGTCGGGGACGCCAAGCAGCGCCGGTTCCGCTACGGGGTGCAGGTCAACTCGCTGGGGCTGACCGAGGCGCAGCCCGAGAACAACGTCCAGCGGATCGTGCTGGAGATGCTGGCGGTGACGCTGTCGAAGGACGCCCGCGCGCGGGCCGTGCAGCTTCCCGCGTGGAACGAGGCGCTGGGGCTGCCCCGGCCCTGGGACCAGCAGTGGAGTCTGCGTATCCAGCAGGTGCTGGCGCACGAGTCGGATCTGCTGGAGTACGAGGACATCTTCGCCGGGTCGCACGTGGTGGAGGAGAAGGTGGCCGCGCTGGTCACCGACTCGCTCGCGGAGATGGCGCGGATCGAGGAGATGGGCGGGGCGATGGCCGCCGTCGAGTCGGGGTACCTGAAGTCGCGGCTGGTGGCGTCGCACGCCGAGCGGCGGGCCCGGATCGAGTCCGGTGACGAGAAGATCATCGGCGTCAACATCTTCGAGACCACCGAGCCGAACCCGCTGACCGCCGATCTGGGCGCGGCGATCCAGTCGGTGGACCCTGCGGTGGAGGCCCGGGTCGTCTCGGCGCTCGGCGCCTGGCGGGACACCCGCTATCAGCCGCCGTTCAACCATCCGCGTCCGTGCAAGGCGCTGGAGCGGCTGAAGGAGGCGGCGGCGGGCACCGCCAATCTGATGGAGGCGACCCTGGAGTGCGCCCGGGCCGGGGTGACGACCGGTGAGTGGGCCGGGGCGCTGCGGGAGGTGTTCGGTGAGTTCCGGGCCCCCACCGGGGTGTCGTCGGCCCCGGTGGCCGTGACCGCCGAGGCGGGCACCCCGATGGCCCTGGTCCGGGAGAAGGTGGAGCGGACCGCCGCGGAGCTGGGTTCGGGCAGGCTGCGGCTGCTGGTCGGCAAGCCAGGTCTGGACGGGCACTCCAACGGCGCCGAGCAGATCGCCGTCCGGGCGCGGGACGCCGGGTTCGAGGTGGTCTACCAGGGCATCCGGCTGACCCCGGAGCAGATCGTGGCCGCGGCGCTGGCGGAGGACGTGCACTGTGTGGGGCTGTCGATCCTGTCGGGGTCGCACACCGCTCTCGTCCCGGACGTGCTGGAACGGATGCGCGCGGCCGGTGCCGCGGATGTACCGGTGATCGTCGGCGGGATCATCCCGGGCGGCGACGCCGGGGAACTGCGGCGGGCCGGAGTGGCCGCCGTGTTCACCCCGAAGGACTTCGGTATCACGGAGATCATCGGCCGTATCGTCGACGAGATCCGCAAAGCGAACAAGCTCGACCCTCTGGAGGTCCCCGCATGACCGCCCCCGTCAACCGACTGCGTCCGCGCCGCTCCTGCCTCGCGGTGCCGGGTTCCAATCCGCGTTTCCTGGAGAAGGCCCAGGGTCTTCCCGCCGACCAGGTGTTCCTGGACCTGGAGGACGCCTGCGCGCCGCTGGCGAAGCCGGAGGCCCGGCACACCATCGTCAAGTTCCTCAACGAGGGCGACTGGACCGGCAAGACCCGGGTGGTGCGGGTCAACGACTGGACGACCGAGTGGACGTACCGCGATGTCGTGACCGTGGTCGAGGGCGCCGGGCAGAACCTGGACTGCGTGATGCTGCCGAAGGTGCAGGACGCCCAGCAGATCGTGGCGCTGGACCTGCTGCTGACGCAGATCGAGAAGACGATGGGCTTCGAGGTCGGGCGGATCGGTATCGAGGCGCAGATCGAGAACGCCAAGGGCCTGGTGAACGTCGACGCGATCGCCGCCGCCTCGCCGCGCACCGAGACCATCATCTTCGGCCCGGCGGACTTCATGGCGTCCATCAACATGCGGACGTTGGTCGTCGGTGAGCAGCCGCCCGGGTATCCGGCAGACGCGTACCACTACATCCTGATGCGCATCCTGATGGCCGCCCGTACCCATGGGCTCCAGGCGATCGACGGCCCGTACCTCCAGATCAGGAATGTCGACGGCTTCCGTGAGGTGGCCGGCCGGGCCGCCGCGCTCGGTTTCGACGGCAAGTGGGTGCTGCACCCCGGTCAGGTCGACGCGGCCAACGAGGTGTTCTCACCCGCGCAGGAGGACTACGACCACGCCGAGCTGATCCTGGACGCGTACGCCTGGTACACGTCGGAGGCGGGCGGGCGGAAGGGCTCGGCGATGCTGGGTGACGAGATGATCGACGAGGCGTCCCGGAAGATGGCCCTGGTCGTGGCGGGCAAGGGCCGGGCCGCGGGGCTGCGGCGCACCAGCGTCTTCGAAGCCCCGGAGGTGTGAGCGCGATGCAGTTCGGCCGCACCTACGAGGAGTTCGAGATCGGCGCCGTGTACAAGCACTGGCCCGGCAAGACGGTCACCGAGTACGACGACCATCTGTTCTGTCTGCTCACCATGAACCACCATCCGCTGCATCTGGACAGCAACTACGCGCGGGAGGCGTCCGACTTCGGGAGGAACGTCGTCGTCGGGAACTACGTGTACTCGCTGCTGCTGGGCATGTCCGTGCCGGATGTGTCGGGCAAGGCGATCGCGAATCTGGAGGTCGAGTCGCTGCGGCATGTGGCGCCGACGTTCCACGGGGACACGATCTACGGCGAGTCGACCGTGCTCGGCAAGACCCCGTCGCGCTCGAAGAGCGACCGGGGTGTCGTGCAGGTCGAGACCCGGGGCCACAAGCAGGACGGGACGCTGGTGTGTGTGTTCCGGCGCAAGGTGATGGTGCCGACCGAGAGCTATGTCAGGGAGCGCGGGGGCGAGCAGCCGGGCCGCCCCGTTCCGCTCGACACGCCCAAGAAGCCGCAGGAGAAGTGACGCCATGAGCCGACTCGCGCAGACCCACGGCCTCAGCGAGGTGCAGCGGGAGATCCTGTCCACCGTCCGTGACTTCGTCGACAAGGAGATCATCCCGGTCGCCACGGAGCTGGAGCACCGTGACGAGTACCCGCAGGCGATCGTGGACGGGCTCCGGGAGTTGGGCCTGTTCGGGCTGATGATCCCCGAGGAGTACGGGGGGCTGGGCGAGTCGCTGCTGACGTACGCGCTGTGCGTGGAGGAGATCGCCCGGGGCTGGATGTCCGTCTCGGGCATCGTCAACACGCACTTCATCGTCGCGTACATGTTGAAGCAGCACGGCACGGCGGAGCAGAAGGAGTACTTCCTGCCCCGGATGGCGGCCGGTGAGGTGCGTGGCGCGTTCTCGATGTCGGAGCCCGCGCTCGGCTCCGATGTCTCGGCGATCACGTCGAAGGCGGTGCGGGACGGCGACGAGTACGTGCTGACCGGTCAGAAGATGTGGCTCACCAACGGCGGGACGTCGAGCCTGGTCGCCGTGCTCGTGCGAAGTGACGAAGGACACCCGGAGGGAACCGCTCCGCACAAGTCGATGACGACGTTCCTGATCGAGAAGGAACCCGGCTTCGGCCAGGTGCGGCCAGGTCTCACCATCCCGGGAAAGATCGACAAAATGGGATACAAGGGCGTCGACACCACCGAGCTCATCATGGATGGCCTACGCATTCCAGCCAATCGCGTACTGGGGGGCGCCACCGGTCGCGGTTTCTACCAGATGATGGACGGGGTGGAGGTCGGGCGGGTGAATGTCGCCGCGCGTGGTTGCGGGGTCGCGCACCGTGCGTTCGAGCTGGGCGTTTCTTACGCACAGCAACGGCACACCTTCGGAAAGCAGATCGCCCAGCACCAGGCCATCCAGTTCAAGCTGGCCGAGATGGCTACCAAGGTCGAGGCCGCCCATGCGATGATGGTGAACGCAGCGCGCAAAAAGGACTCCGGGGAACGAAACGACCTTGAGGCAGGGATGGCGAAGTACCTCGCCTCCGAGTACTGCAAAGAGGTCGTGGAGGACGCCTTCCGGATTCACGGCGGCTACGGCTTCTCCAAGGAGTACGAGATCGAGCGCCTCTACCGCGAGGCGCCGATGCTGCTGATCGGCGAAGGAACCGCGGAGATCCAGAAGATGATCATCGGGCGCAGACTGCTCGAAGAGTATCGGCTTCAGGGCTGACCTCCGGGTCGGTTGCCCCGATAAGGGTGGTTTCTTCGAGAAGAACGTCACACCCTGTCCACCCTGTTCCGACCTCGACTCGGCTTCCTGGCTTGCCCAGT includes:
- a CDS encoding acyl-CoA dehydrogenase family protein, producing MSRLAQTHGLSEVQREILSTVRDFVDKEIIPVATELEHRDEYPQAIVDGLRELGLFGLMIPEEYGGLGESLLTYALCVEEIARGWMSVSGIVNTHFIVAYMLKQHGTAEQKEYFLPRMAAGEVRGAFSMSEPALGSDVSAITSKAVRDGDEYVLTGQKMWLTNGGTSSLVAVLVRSDEGHPEGTAPHKSMTTFLIEKEPGFGQVRPGLTIPGKIDKMGYKGVDTTELIMDGLRIPANRVLGGATGRGFYQMMDGVEVGRVNVAARGCGVAHRAFELGVSYAQQRHTFGKQIAQHQAIQFKLAEMATKVEAAHAMMVNAARKKDSGERNDLEAGMAKYLASEYCKEVVEDAFRIHGGYGFSKEYEIERLYREAPMLLIGEGTAEIQKMIIGRRLLEEYRLQG
- a CDS encoding MaoC family dehydratase; this encodes MQFGRTYEEFEIGAVYKHWPGKTVTEYDDHLFCLLTMNHHPLHLDSNYAREASDFGRNVVVGNYVYSLLLGMSVPDVSGKAIANLEVESLRHVAPTFHGDTIYGESTVLGKTPSRSKSDRGVVQVETRGHKQDGTLVCVFRRKVMVPTESYVRERGGEQPGRPVPLDTPKKPQEK
- a CDS encoding protein meaA, whose protein sequence is MTERHKDRPWLMRTYAGHSTAEASNELYRRNLAKGQTGLSVAFDLPTQTGYDPDHVLARGEVGRVGVPVSHLGDMRRLFQDIPLERMNTSMTINATAMWLLALYQVVAEEQGADVTRLQGTTQNDIVKEYLSRGTHVFPPGPSLRLTTDMIAYTVHQLPRWNPINICSYHLQEAGATPVQEVAYAMSTAIAVLDAVRASGQVPEERFGDVVARISFFVNAGVRFIEEMCKMRAFGRIWDRVTRERYGVGDAKQRRFRYGVQVNSLGLTEAQPENNVQRIVLEMLAVTLSKDARARAVQLPAWNEALGLPRPWDQQWSLRIQQVLAHESDLLEYEDIFAGSHVVEEKVAALVTDSLAEMARIEEMGGAMAAVESGYLKSRLVASHAERRARIESGDEKIIGVNIFETTEPNPLTADLGAAIQSVDPAVEARVVSALGAWRDTRYQPPFNHPRPCKALERLKEAAAGTANLMEATLECARAGVTTGEWAGALREVFGEFRAPTGVSSAPVAVTAEAGTPMALVREKVERTAAELGSGRLRLLVGKPGLDGHSNGAEQIAVRARDAGFEVVYQGIRLTPEQIVAAALAEDVHCVGLSILSGSHTALVPDVLERMRAAGAADVPVIVGGIIPGGDAGELRRAGVAAVFTPKDFGITEIIGRIVDEIRKANKLDPLEVPA
- a CDS encoding HpcH/HpaI aldolase/citrate lyase family protein; translated protein: MTAPVNRLRPRRSCLAVPGSNPRFLEKAQGLPADQVFLDLEDACAPLAKPEARHTIVKFLNEGDWTGKTRVVRVNDWTTEWTYRDVVTVVEGAGQNLDCVMLPKVQDAQQIVALDLLLTQIEKTMGFEVGRIGIEAQIENAKGLVNVDAIAAASPRTETIIFGPADFMASINMRTLVVGEQPPGYPADAYHYILMRILMAARTHGLQAIDGPYLQIRNVDGFREVAGRAAALGFDGKWVLHPGQVDAANEVFSPAQEDYDHAELILDAYAWYTSEAGGRKGSAMLGDEMIDEASRKMALVVAGKGRAAGLRRTSVFEAPEV
- a CDS encoding TetR family transcriptional regulator codes for the protein MSQSADPGRRPPRTAVSEVPESAAGTRAAAQRLKMRRELATAAMELFATKGYEATTVDEIAATAGVARRTFFRHFRSKEEAIFPDHDDTLIRAEAVLNAAPPHEHPLDTVCRGIKEVMKMYAASPAVSVERYRLTREVPTLREREIASVARYERLFTRYLLAHFDEQAHHDGNDDPLLAEVAASAVVTAHNHVLRRWLRAGGEGDVETQLDRAFAIVRRTFGTGIGAGRPVEVSSAQSARGEVLVAVARTDAPLDEVMRTIESALRGR
- the ccrA gene encoding crotonyl-CoA carboxylase/reductase; translated protein: MKEILDAIQSQDSTAADFAALRIPESYRAITVHKDETEMFAGLTTSEKDPRRSLHLDEVPVPELGPGEALVAVMASSVNYNSVWTSIFEPLSTFGFLERYGRLSDLSRRHDLPYHVIGSDLAGVVLRTGPGVNAWRPGDEVVAHCLSVELESSDGHNDTMLDPEQRIWGFETNFGGLAEIALVKSNQLMPKPDHLSWEEAAAPGLVNSTAYRQLVSGNGAGMKQGDNVLIWGASGGLGSYATQFALAGGANPICVVSSPEKADLCRAMGAEAIIDRAAEDYRFWRDEHEQDPREWKRFGGRIRELTGGEDVDIVFEHPGRETFGASVYVTRKGGTIVTCASTSGYRHEYDNRYLWMSLKRIIGSHFANYREAWEANRLVAKGKIHPTLSRVYSLEETGQAAYDVHRNRHQGKVGVLALAPAEGLGVRDERMRAEHLDAINRFRNV